The Streptomyces seoulensis genome contains a region encoding:
- a CDS encoding ABC transporter permease, producing MTVLKTSLRNFLAHKGRMALSAIAVLLSVAFVCGTLVFTDTMNTTFDKLFQATSSDVTVSAKGASDTGETTSDTGKPPVLPAAVVDEIKRTQGVKSAEGTVFSTSVTVVDGDKDKLSPTSGAPTIVGNWNGNDARTMKITTGAAPTASGQIMVDADTAKKHHLKLGDDIGVITAMGTHHARVSGIATFTVTNPGAAIFYLDTKTAQQTLVGRTGVYTNVNVTAAQGITDARLKQDVSRALGAGYKVQTAKEVADANQQDVKSFLDVMRYAMLGFAGIAFLVGIFLIINTFSMLVAQRTREIGLMRAIGSSRRQVNRSVLIEALLLGVIGSLLGVGAGVGIAVGLMKLMGQMGMHLSTDDLTVAWTTPVAGVVLGVVVTVLAAYLPARRAGKVSPMAALRDAGAPADARAGVIRAVIGLVLTGAGAAGLFAAAGADKATAGSAWLGLGVVLTLIGFVVIGPLLASGVVRVLGAIVLRVFGPVGRMAERNALRNPRRTGATGAALMIGLALVACLSVVGSSMVASATDQLDKTVGADFIVQSDNGSVITPQAVDALKSTPDLERVTEYKVLPAALTTPDGKVSKHETINAADPSYAQDLRTETVQGDLAEAYGPDSMSVFAGFAKDHGIKLGSKVDVAFKDGRTATLTVRAITSDDVVIDKGAMYVSIATVKKYVSADKMPLDVLFFATAKDGRQDAAYKSLKAALHDYPQYTVRDQTDYKQALKDQIGQLLNLIYGLLALAIIVAVLGVVNTLALSVVERTREIGLMRAIGLSRRQLRRMIRLESVVIALFGALLGLGLGMGWGATAQKLLALQGLTVLEIPWPTIITVFIASAFVGLFAALIPAFRAGRMNVLSAIATE from the coding sequence ATGACCGTCCTGAAGACCTCGCTGCGCAACTTCCTCGCGCACAAGGGCCGGATGGCGCTCTCCGCGATCGCGGTCCTGCTGTCGGTGGCGTTCGTGTGCGGCACGCTGGTGTTCACCGACACCATGAACACCACCTTCGACAAGCTCTTCCAGGCCACGTCCTCCGACGTCACCGTGAGCGCCAAGGGCGCCTCCGACACCGGGGAGACCACCTCCGACACCGGCAAGCCGCCCGTCCTGCCCGCCGCGGTGGTCGACGAGATCAAGCGGACGCAGGGGGTGAAGTCGGCCGAGGGCACGGTGTTCTCCACCTCGGTCACCGTGGTCGACGGCGACAAGGACAAGCTGTCGCCCACCAGCGGCGCGCCGACCATCGTCGGCAACTGGAACGGCAACGACGCCCGCACCATGAAGATCACCACCGGTGCGGCGCCCACGGCCTCCGGCCAGATCATGGTCGACGCCGACACCGCGAAGAAGCACCACCTGAAGCTCGGCGACGACATCGGCGTCATCACCGCCATGGGCACGCACCACGCGCGCGTGTCCGGCATCGCCACCTTCACCGTCACCAACCCCGGCGCGGCGATCTTCTACCTGGACACGAAGACCGCCCAGCAGACCCTGGTCGGCCGCACCGGCGTCTACACCAACGTCAACGTCACCGCCGCCCAGGGCATCACCGACGCCCGCCTCAAGCAGGACGTGAGCAGGGCCCTCGGCGCCGGTTACAAGGTGCAGACCGCCAAGGAGGTGGCCGACGCCAACCAGCAGGACGTGAAGAGCTTCCTCGACGTCATGCGGTACGCGATGCTCGGCTTCGCCGGGATCGCCTTCCTGGTCGGCATCTTCCTGATCATCAACACCTTCTCGATGCTGGTCGCCCAGCGGACCCGCGAGATCGGCCTGATGCGCGCCATCGGCTCCTCCCGCCGCCAGGTCAACCGCTCGGTGCTGATCGAGGCCCTGCTGCTCGGCGTCATCGGCTCCTTGCTCGGCGTCGGCGCCGGGGTCGGCATCGCCGTCGGCCTGATGAAGCTCATGGGCCAGATGGGCATGCACCTGTCCACGGACGACCTGACGGTCGCCTGGACCACCCCGGTGGCCGGTGTGGTGCTCGGCGTCGTCGTCACCGTCCTCGCCGCCTACCTGCCGGCCCGCCGCGCGGGCAAGGTCTCCCCGATGGCCGCCCTGCGCGACGCGGGCGCCCCGGCCGACGCCAGGGCCGGTGTGATCCGCGCGGTGATCGGTCTGGTCCTCACCGGGGCGGGCGCGGCCGGCCTGTTCGCGGCCGCCGGGGCCGACAAGGCCACGGCCGGCTCGGCCTGGCTGGGCCTCGGCGTGGTGCTGACCCTGATCGGCTTCGTGGTGATCGGCCCGCTGCTCGCCTCCGGCGTGGTGCGCGTCCTGGGCGCGATCGTCCTCAGGGTCTTCGGCCCGGTCGGCCGCATGGCCGAGCGCAACGCGCTGCGCAACCCGCGCCGCACCGGCGCGACCGGCGCGGCCCTGATGATCGGCCTCGCCCTGGTCGCCTGCCTCTCCGTGGTCGGCTCGTCCATGGTGGCCTCCGCCACCGACCAGCTCGACAAGACCGTGGGCGCGGACTTCATCGTCCAGAGCGACAACGGCTCCGTCATCACCCCGCAGGCCGTCGACGCGCTCAAGAGCACGCCGGATCTGGAGCGGGTCACCGAGTACAAGGTCCTGCCCGCCGCGCTGACCACTCCGGACGGCAAGGTCTCCAAGCACGAGACGATCAACGCGGCGGACCCCTCCTACGCCCAGGACCTGCGCACCGAGACCGTCCAGGGCGACCTCGCCGAGGCCTACGGCCCCGACTCCATGTCCGTCTTCGCGGGCTTCGCCAAGGACCACGGCATCAAGCTCGGCTCCAAGGTCGACGTCGCCTTCAAGGACGGCCGCACGGCCACGCTGACGGTCCGCGCGATCACCAGCGACGACGTCGTGATCGACAAGGGCGCGATGTACGTCTCCATCGCCACCGTGAAGAAGTACGTGTCCGCGGACAAGATGCCGCTCGACGTGCTGTTCTTCGCCACCGCCAAGGACGGCCGGCAGGACGCCGCGTACAAGTCGCTCAAGGCGGCGCTGCACGACTACCCGCAGTACACCGTGCGCGACCAGACCGACTACAAGCAGGCCCTCAAGGACCAGATCGGCCAGCTCCTCAACCTGATCTACGGCCTTCTGGCCCTGGCCATCATCGTCGCCGTCCTCGGCGTGGTGAACACCCTCGCCCTCTCGGTGGTCGAACGCACCCGCGAGATCGGCCTGATGCGCGCCATCGGCCTCTCCCGCAGGCAGCTCCGCCGCATGATCCGCCTGGAGTCCGTGGTGATCGCCCTGTTCGGCGCCCTCCTCGGCCTCGGTCTGGGCATGGGCTGGGGCGCCACGGCCCAGAAACTGCTGGCCCTCCAGGGCCTGACGGTCCTGGAGATCCCGTGGCCGACGATCATCACGGTGTTCATCGCATCGGCGTTCGTGGGCTTGTTCGCGGCCCTGATCCCCGCGTTCCGGGCGGGGCGGATGAACGTGCTGAGCGCTATCGCCACGGAGTAA
- a CDS encoding SMI1/KNR4 family protein: MTTGRLGQEAAPPNAAYAGQVVHFPDPVRAARHPRGVRIGEHGHPDFAPYARAAAEIADPPEGFGVDELRLTDYVSANAVLAASGHELWDTVPDVATPHGWTWHHVAGSRRLELIPVEVKALLRHHGGVATAVVDHAKRGTRPLNETRPAHFALPKSGVAVTESQVQAVEEDLGYRLPGAYRSFLKAAGGCAPVGAALDAELGLLLDQPFFTVRDEAAVNDLVYVNKCLRDHLTKDYLGVTFVQGGLVAVKVKGERAGSVWFCAYDDVRDVDPSWSAAERVERLLLPCGDDFDAFLSRLAGDPPELETVASLMVDGGFARAVPVSAASSAPAGE; this comes from the coding sequence ATGACGACAGGTCGGCTCGGGCAGGAAGCCGCGCCGCCGAACGCGGCCTATGCCGGGCAGGTCGTGCACTTCCCGGACCCGGTGCGGGCGGCCCGCCATCCGCGCGGCGTGCGGATCGGCGAGCACGGTCATCCCGACTTCGCTCCGTACGCGCGCGCGGCGGCAGAGATCGCGGACCCCCCGGAGGGGTTCGGCGTCGACGAACTGCGGCTGACGGACTACGTGTCGGCGAACGCGGTGCTGGCGGCGTCGGGGCACGAGCTGTGGGACACGGTGCCCGACGTGGCGACGCCGCACGGCTGGACGTGGCACCACGTGGCGGGCTCGCGGCGGCTGGAGCTGATCCCGGTCGAGGTGAAGGCGCTGCTGCGGCACCACGGCGGGGTGGCGACGGCGGTGGTGGACCACGCCAAGCGCGGCACGCGCCCGCTGAACGAGACGCGTCCGGCGCACTTCGCGCTCCCCAAGTCGGGGGTGGCGGTGACGGAGTCGCAGGTGCAGGCCGTCGAGGAGGACCTGGGCTACCGGCTGCCGGGCGCCTACCGGTCGTTCCTGAAGGCGGCGGGCGGCTGCGCGCCGGTGGGTGCCGCGCTCGACGCCGAGCTGGGACTGCTGCTGGACCAGCCGTTCTTCACGGTCAGGGACGAGGCTGCGGTCAACGACCTGGTGTACGTGAACAAGTGCCTGCGCGACCACCTGACCAAGGACTACCTGGGCGTCACCTTCGTGCAGGGCGGTCTGGTCGCGGTCAAGGTGAAGGGCGAGCGGGCGGGCTCGGTGTGGTTCTGCGCGTACGACGACGTACGGGACGTGGACCCCTCGTGGTCGGCGGCGGAGCGCGTGGAGCGGCTGCTGCTGCCCTGCGGCGACGACTTCGACGCGTTCCTGTCCCGGCTGGCCGGTGATCCGCCGGAGCTGGAGACGGTGGCGAGTCTGATGGTGGACGGCGGCTTCGCGCGTGCCGTCCCGGTGTCCGCGGCGTCCTCGGCGCCGGCGGGGGAGTGA
- a CDS encoding SUKH-4 family immunity protein yields the protein MVTFARAQERGEEWINGDVPAYQHREVRVREFDLGFVVWGEDRADGPRIDAGGQRLVIARDSGEATLWPALPVGEVIRRYEELYGRPDDVEDAVPVPPAARVDLNQTSFLLSPPEWLQEAADKLGIPDRRPETAQGTDSGPTQGSAPVPAQGSSVDSGSGLARTQAGVPAAASGTDVPGSVQGAGSGLAETRAGVPAAASGGAGWPAAGGDAPGAGDTPWAGTDTNAEGSEDRSVPLPATVFAPPLNDSSPRPPAAEPDAKTALMSGGSRLPSTAVAPAVDEAGTPAQGTPAGPARPLPPHAGDIADAATSKAAPPPRKPRGPAAPPPPPGVPGTPGEHRGGGAEGYVPTRLVSSLGPENPDAPAGPGGAPQPPVAPGTPAPPRPAGAPGAVHHAETVLSQPPVGGPGVPPPPSAPGTPPAPGTQPTAGMPPVPGMPPGPPAAPRPMPHAGPPPSAPMPHAGPVPQGAPMPPAGAVPPPGAMPPPGAMPPPGAMPPPAGAMPPGAMPHPAAPMPGQPAAYGYPQPGQPMVGPGYQAVLRYRAQDGSEQQLIRRSAPGTPHPEWQIFHELRAMNVPPDQVLELHTELESCELPGAYCARMIREQWPQARIASIAPYGTDHASRQEGMQELLAHQGELHQVADGPARPAPVRAPLPPVPPAQPVPPEGVAQELAAVFGPGVYRFEQQAVARQGVPPVVAHTLVVAGLPLDMGPFFWAQAQPGRPVPTLAELAAERGVAPASDAGSYLVMGTDFGKAICVQYGTANIVAVPVESGPGGAPVPPQFVNSGLPEFARCLALLGRMWRLRYGLNQEQAARWTVDFQAQLAALDPAALASPESWWSVLLEQMWDGLL from the coding sequence ATGGTGACGTTTGCGCGCGCGCAGGAGCGCGGCGAGGAATGGATCAACGGGGACGTCCCGGCGTACCAGCACCGTGAGGTGCGGGTGCGGGAGTTCGACCTCGGGTTCGTGGTGTGGGGCGAGGACCGTGCCGACGGGCCGCGTATCGACGCGGGCGGTCAGCGGCTGGTGATCGCTCGGGACAGCGGCGAGGCCACGCTGTGGCCCGCGCTGCCGGTGGGCGAGGTCATCCGCCGGTACGAGGAGCTGTACGGCCGCCCGGACGACGTCGAGGACGCGGTACCGGTGCCGCCCGCCGCGCGGGTGGACCTGAACCAGACGTCGTTCCTGCTGAGTCCTCCGGAGTGGCTGCAGGAGGCGGCGGACAAGCTGGGGATTCCGGACCGGCGTCCGGAGACCGCTCAGGGTACGGACTCCGGTCCGACCCAGGGTTCGGCCCCGGTCCCGGCCCAGGGGTCGTCCGTGGACTCCGGTTCCGGGCTCGCCCGGACGCAGGCCGGGGTACCGGCCGCCGCGTCGGGGACCGATGTTCCGGGGTCGGTCCAGGGTGCCGGGTCCGGGCTCGCCGAGACGCGGGCCGGGGTGCCGGCCGCCGCGTCGGGCGGGGCCGGGTGGCCCGCCGCCGGGGGTGACGCGCCGGGCGCCGGAGACACCCCGTGGGCCGGTACGGACACCAACGCCGAGGGGAGCGAGGACCGTTCGGTGCCGCTGCCCGCGACGGTGTTCGCGCCGCCGCTGAACGACAGCAGCCCGCGCCCGCCCGCCGCCGAACCGGACGCGAAGACGGCGCTGATGTCGGGCGGCAGCCGGCTCCCGTCCACCGCGGTCGCCCCCGCCGTGGACGAAGCGGGCACCCCGGCCCAGGGCACCCCGGCCGGTCCGGCGCGGCCGCTGCCGCCGCACGCCGGTGACATCGCCGACGCGGCGACCAGCAAGGCCGCGCCCCCGCCGCGCAAGCCGCGCGGCCCCGCCGCACCCCCGCCCCCGCCAGGCGTCCCCGGCACACCGGGCGAGCACCGGGGCGGCGGCGCCGAGGGCTACGTACCCACGCGGCTGGTGTCCTCGCTCGGCCCCGAGAACCCCGACGCCCCTGCCGGGCCGGGCGGAGCGCCGCAGCCGCCGGTCGCTCCGGGCACCCCGGCCCCGCCCCGGCCCGCCGGAGCCCCCGGCGCCGTGCACCACGCGGAGACCGTGCTGTCGCAGCCCCCCGTGGGCGGCCCCGGCGTGCCTCCGCCGCCGTCCGCCCCCGGCACGCCCCCCGCGCCCGGCACCCAGCCGACGGCGGGGATGCCTCCCGTACCCGGCATGCCGCCCGGCCCCCCGGCCGCGCCGCGGCCCATGCCGCACGCGGGGCCGCCCCCGTCGGCGCCGATGCCGCACGCGGGCCCGGTGCCGCAGGGCGCGCCCATGCCCCCGGCGGGCGCCGTACCTCCGCCGGGCGCCATGCCCCCGCCCGGTGCGATGCCGCCGCCGGGAGCCATGCCGCCTCCGGCCGGTGCCATGCCGCCCGGCGCGATGCCTCACCCGGCCGCGCCGATGCCGGGCCAGCCCGCCGCCTACGGGTATCCGCAGCCGGGGCAGCCCATGGTGGGGCCCGGCTACCAGGCGGTGTTGCGCTACCGCGCGCAGGACGGCTCGGAGCAGCAGCTCATCCGGCGTTCGGCGCCGGGCACCCCGCACCCGGAGTGGCAGATCTTCCACGAGCTGCGCGCGATGAACGTGCCGCCGGACCAGGTGCTGGAGCTGCACACCGAGCTGGAGTCCTGTGAGCTGCCGGGCGCGTACTGCGCGCGGATGATCCGGGAGCAGTGGCCGCAGGCGCGGATCGCGTCCATCGCCCCGTACGGCACCGATCACGCGAGCCGGCAGGAGGGCATGCAGGAGCTGCTGGCCCATCAGGGCGAGCTGCACCAGGTGGCGGACGGTCCCGCGCGGCCCGCGCCGGTGCGGGCGCCGCTGCCGCCGGTGCCGCCCGCGCAGCCGGTCCCGCCGGAGGGCGTCGCCCAGGAGCTGGCGGCGGTGTTCGGGCCGGGCGTGTACCGGTTCGAGCAGCAGGCGGTGGCCCGCCAGGGCGTGCCGCCGGTCGTGGCGCACACCCTGGTGGTGGCGGGACTCCCGCTGGACATGGGCCCGTTCTTCTGGGCGCAGGCCCAGCCGGGCCGTCCGGTGCCGACGCTTGCGGAGCTGGCGGCCGAGCGGGGAGTGGCCCCGGCCTCGGACGCGGGGTCCTACCTGGTGATGGGTACGGACTTCGGCAAGGCGATCTGCGTGCAGTACGGGACGGCGAACATCGTGGCCGTGCCGGTGGAGAGCGGTCCGGGCGGGGCGCCGGTGCCGCCGCAGTTCGTCAACTCCGGGCTCCCCGAGTTCGCGCGCTGCCTGGCCCTGCTGGGCCGGATGTGGCGGCTGCGCTACGGCCTGAACCAGGAGCAGGCGGCCCGCTGGACCGTCGACTTCCAGGCCCAGTTGGCCGCCCTGGACCCGGCCGCGCTGGCGTCGCCGGAGAGCTGGTGGTCGGTGCTGCTGGAGCAGATGTGGGACGGGCTGCTTTAG
- a CDS encoding ABC transporter ATP-binding protein gives MTSAVTIPRHGGTGGPTAVAARARQVVKAYGAGETRVVALDHVDVDISRGQFTAIMGPSGSGKSTLMHCLAGLDTVTSGQIYLDETEITGLKDKKLTRLRRDRIGFIFQAFNLLPTLNALENITLPMDIAGRKPDKAWLDQVVETVGLVDRLKHRPAQLSGGQQQRVAVARALAARPEIIFGDEPTGNLDSRAGAEVLGFLRRSVDELGQTIVMVTHDPVAASYADRVLYLADGRIVDEMLKPTADQVLDRMKDFDARGRTS, from the coding sequence GTGACATCGGCTGTGACCATTCCCAGGCACGGGGGTACTGGAGGGCCTACGGCCGTCGCCGCGCGGGCGCGGCAGGTCGTGAAGGCGTACGGCGCCGGGGAGACCCGTGTCGTCGCCCTCGACCACGTCGACGTGGACATCTCCCGTGGCCAGTTCACCGCGATCATGGGTCCCTCGGGCTCCGGCAAGTCGACCCTGATGCACTGCCTCGCCGGTCTGGACACGGTGACCAGCGGTCAGATCTATCTGGACGAGACCGAGATCACCGGCCTGAAGGACAAGAAGCTCACCCGGCTGCGCCGCGACCGGATCGGCTTCATCTTCCAGGCGTTCAACCTGCTGCCGACGCTGAACGCGCTCGAGAACATCACGCTGCCCATGGACATCGCCGGCCGCAAGCCCGACAAGGCGTGGCTGGACCAGGTCGTGGAGACCGTCGGGCTCGTGGACCGCCTCAAGCACCGGCCCGCCCAGCTCTCCGGCGGCCAGCAGCAGCGTGTCGCCGTGGCCCGCGCGCTCGCCGCCCGCCCGGAGATCATCTTCGGCGACGAACCGACCGGAAACCTCGACTCGCGCGCCGGCGCCGAGGTCCTCGGCTTCCTGCGCCGCTCGGTGGACGAGCTGGGCCAGACCATCGTCATGGTCACCCACGACCCCGTCGCCGCCTCCTACGCCGACCGCGTGCTCTACCTGGCCGACGGCCGGATCGTGGACGAGATGCTGAAGCCCACGGCCGACCAGGTCCTGGACCGCATGAAGGACTTCGACGCGCGGGGGCGCACATCATGA
- a CDS encoding SUKH-3 domain-containing protein → MHPDRTSSPRLAAPHGPGGTAPRFPGAVDNALRTAGWHPGRWDIKQAEVWADTLREHLSPAGHRHAVFPAAVEAWAEFGGLRVTPTGTGRQIAPAALHLDPLQGLHLARTLGDLGRALGTELSPLGEETDTAALLAIDTQGRVYTLDHTGDWYLGPGIDLALTALIAGTQPVRLSTG, encoded by the coding sequence ATGCACCCCGACCGCACCTCATCCCCCAGGCTCGCCGCACCTCACGGGCCGGGCGGCACCGCACCCCGGTTCCCCGGCGCGGTCGACAACGCGCTGCGCACCGCGGGCTGGCACCCCGGCCGCTGGGACATAAAGCAGGCGGAGGTCTGGGCCGACACCCTGCGCGAACACCTCTCCCCCGCCGGACACCGGCACGCCGTCTTCCCCGCCGCCGTCGAAGCCTGGGCCGAGTTCGGCGGACTGCGCGTCACCCCCACCGGCACCGGCCGCCAGATCGCCCCGGCGGCCCTCCACCTCGACCCCCTGCAGGGCCTGCACCTGGCCCGCACCCTCGGCGACCTCGGCCGCGCGCTGGGCACTGAACTCAGCCCGCTGGGCGAGGAGACCGACACCGCCGCCCTCCTCGCCATCGACACCCAGGGCCGCGTCTACACCCTCGACCACACCGGCGACTGGTACCTCGGCCCCGGCATCGACCTCGCGCTCACCGCGCTCATCGCCGGAACCCAGCCGGTCCGCCTCAGCACCGGCTGA
- a CDS encoding SAM-dependent methyltransferase, giving the protein MDAGVGVTALLVAAARAIEARRPDALARDPYAECFVRAAPVSAGWPVCPEQVPRGEADPVWGRLGRYFGLRTRVLDDALRSAARAGTRQFVLLGAGLDTRAFRLDWPSGSTVWEVDRPGVLGFKERVLAGAGAVPSCGRVPVPVDLRGDWAAALLGAGLEPGLPTAWLAEGLLLYLPAEAERRLVAVIDGLSPAGSMLGYEVKLLPEADAVRNSPVYVETRERLGVDLPALFDGDPRPDSAADLAARGWRTQVGTPFDHARRYGRGPRPEPDDALAANRWVFAVKEAGGVSRC; this is encoded by the coding sequence CCCGTGATCCGTACGCGGAGTGTTTCGTGCGCGCGGCGCCGGTGTCGGCCGGGTGGCCGGTGTGTCCGGAGCAGGTGCCGCGTGGGGAGGCCGATCCGGTGTGGGGGCGGCTGGGCCGGTACTTCGGTCTGCGGACGAGGGTGCTGGACGATGCGCTGCGGTCGGCGGCGCGGGCGGGGACGCGGCAGTTCGTGCTGCTGGGGGCGGGGCTGGACACGCGGGCGTTCCGTCTGGACTGGCCGTCGGGCAGCACGGTGTGGGAGGTGGACCGGCCCGGTGTGCTCGGCTTCAAGGAGCGGGTGCTGGCGGGGGCGGGGGCGGTTCCGTCGTGCGGGCGGGTGCCGGTGCCGGTGGATCTGCGGGGGGACTGGGCGGCGGCGCTGCTCGGTGCCGGGCTGGAGCCGGGGCTGCCGACGGCGTGGCTGGCGGAGGGGCTGCTGCTGTATCTGCCGGCGGAGGCCGAGCGCCGTCTCGTCGCCGTGATCGACGGGTTGAGCCCGGCCGGCAGCATGCTCGGGTACGAGGTGAAGCTTCTGCCGGAGGCGGACGCGGTGCGGAACAGTCCGGTGTACGTCGAGACGCGGGAGCGGCTGGGGGTGGATCTGCCGGCCTTGTTCGACGGCGATCCACGTCCGGATTCCGCGGCCGATCTGGCGGCGCGGGGCTGGCGGACCCAGGTGGGTACGCCGTTCGACCATGCCCGCAGGTACGGGCGGGGGCCGCGGCCGGAGCCGGACGACGCGCTGGCCGCCAACCGCTGGGTGTTCGCGGTGAAGGAGGCGGGCGGGGTCAGCCGGTGCTGA
- a CDS encoding cellulose-binding protein has translation MSGTARTSRGYRPDQVDAYLAVLSRDRDAAWERAARLTVLARRMEGESARLRETAAGLAPQEYDALGERARHAFGLLREEAAGLRERAHDEARHQVDRAEQEAAGLVGAAREAARALCAEAEEEAGRLLLAARTEADGVRVGARREVRELRGQALALLREARAHGAAVLAEQDAEHAERGAAVGHAGSERSVEAETRLAQRTARAEAELAAAESAFEEASVSARHRQDEAHARAAEILAEARRHEERTARETERVLREHSDTWDDVQAQTSRVRDRLTALTSRAAAR, from the coding sequence GTGAGCGGTACGGCGAGGACATCACGCGGCTACCGGCCCGACCAGGTCGACGCCTACCTGGCGGTGCTGTCCCGCGACCGGGACGCCGCCTGGGAGCGCGCGGCCCGGCTGACCGTGCTGGCCAGGCGGATGGAGGGCGAGTCCGCGCGGCTGCGCGAGACGGCCGCCGGGCTCGCTCCGCAGGAGTACGACGCCCTGGGCGAGCGTGCCCGGCACGCGTTCGGGCTGCTGCGCGAGGAGGCGGCCGGCTTGCGCGAGCGGGCCCATGACGAGGCGCGGCACCAGGTCGACCGGGCCGAGCAGGAGGCCGCCGGGCTGGTGGGTGCCGCGCGGGAGGCGGCGCGAGCGCTGTGCGCCGAGGCCGAGGAGGAGGCCGGGCGGCTGCTGCTGGCGGCGCGTACCGAGGCGGACGGCGTGCGCGTCGGCGCCCGGCGGGAGGTGCGCGAACTGCGCGGGCAGGCCCTCGCGCTCCTGCGTGAGGCGCGGGCCCACGGTGCCGCCGTCCTCGCCGAGCAGGACGCCGAGCACGCCGAGCGCGGCGCTGCGGTCGGGCACGCGGGGTCGGAGCGGTCGGTCGAGGCCGAGACCCGCCTCGCCCAGCGGACGGCCCGCGCGGAGGCCGAACTCGCCGCTGCCGAAAGTGCCTTTGAGGAGGCGTCCGTTTCGGCCCGGCACCGCCAGGACGAGGCGCACGCGCGTGCCGCCGAGATCCTCGCCGAGGCCCGCCGCCACGAGGAGCGCACCGCCCGCGAGACGGAACGCGTACTGCGCGAGCACAGCGACACCTGGGACGACGTACAGGCCCAGACGAGCCGCGTACGGGACCGGCTCACGGCGCTGACCAGCCGGGCCGCCGCGCGGTGA
- a CDS encoding YwqJ-related putative deaminase has product MNTMPTGGTDVRAGDPRIGWSDTNEPPAPALLQRRDGILPAVAAALSVRGATLTGTAARGDQPAPLHHLVQDFLDTLTSGQRDRFTGRCAETILISRHLTAADATRSRRSARRPMTNGEARKALKHAKLTARRIREDGDPLHGSFATPCRACAALSAHFGVRVVDPATTGD; this is encoded by the coding sequence ATGAACACCATGCCGACCGGAGGTACCGACGTGCGGGCCGGGGATCCCCGTATCGGCTGGAGCGACACCAACGAGCCCCCGGCACCTGCCCTGCTGCAGCGCCGCGACGGCATCCTGCCCGCCGTCGCCGCCGCCCTCTCCGTACGCGGCGCCACCCTCACCGGCACCGCCGCCCGCGGCGACCAGCCCGCCCCCCTGCACCACCTCGTGCAGGACTTCCTCGACACCCTCACCAGCGGCCAGCGCGACCGCTTCACCGGACGGTGTGCCGAAACGATCCTCATCTCCCGGCACCTCACCGCCGCCGACGCCACCCGCAGCAGGCGCTCCGCCCGCCGCCCCATGACCAACGGCGAGGCCCGCAAGGCCCTCAAGCACGCCAAGCTCACCGCCCGCCGCATACGCGAGGACGGCGACCCGCTGCACGGCAGCTTCGCCACCCCCTGCCGCGCCTGCGCCGCCCTCAGCGCCCACTTCGGCGTCCGCGTCGTCGACCCGGCCACCACCGGCGACTGA